One genomic segment of Labeo rohita strain BAU-BD-2019 chromosome 14, IGBB_LRoh.1.0, whole genome shotgun sequence includes these proteins:
- the gpm6aa gene encoding glycoprotein M6Aa: protein MEEDMDEGQTQKGCMECCLKCLGGIPYPSLIATILLYAGVALFCGCGHEALSGTVTILQNYFEVIRGPGDGLDVFTIIDIIKYVIYGIASAFFVYGILLMVEGFFTSGAIKDLYGDFKITTCGRCVSAWFIMLTYIFMLAWLGVTAFTSLPVFMYFNIWTICQNTTILEGASLCLDPRQFGVVPIGEEKTVCAGSEKFYKMCESNELDMTFHLFVCALAGAGAAVIAMIHYLMVLSANWAYVKDACKMQKYEDCKSKEEQELHDIHSTRSKERLNAYT, encoded by the exons GATGTATGGAGTGTTGTCTGAAGTGTCTAGGAGGAATCCCTTATCCGTCCCTGATTGCCACCATCCTGCTGTATGCTGGAGTGGCGCTCTTCTGTGGATGTGGACATGAAGCTCTTTCTGGAACGGTCACCATCCTCCAGAACTACTTTGAGGTGATCAGGGGACCTGGAGATGGTCTGGATGTGTTTACGAT CATTGACATTATCAAGTATGTGATCTATGGCATTGCCTCTGCATTCTTCGTGTATGGCATTCTTCTGATGGTCGAAGGCTTCTTTACCAGTGGGGCCATCAAGGACCTGTATGGAGACTTCAAGATCACCACCTGTGGACGCTGCGTCAGTGCATGG TTCATCATGCTGACGTACATCTTCATGTTGGCTTGGCTGGGCGTGACAGCTTTCACCTCTTTgcctgtcttcatgtatttcaacATCTGGACCATTTGCCAAAACACAACCATTCTGGAGGGAGCAAGTTTATGTCTTGACCCGCGCCAGTTTG GTGTTGTGCCCATTGGAGAGGAGAAGACTGTATGTGCAGGATCAGAGAAGTTCTACAAAATGTGTGAATCAAATGAG CTGGATATGACTTTCcatctgtttgtgtgtgcgctGGCTGGGGCTGGAGCAGCAGTCATTGCCATG ATCCACTACTTGATGGTACTGTCTGCCAACTGGGCCTATGTGAAGGATGCGTGTAAAATGCAGAAATACGAAGACTGCAAGTCCAAGGAGGAGCAGGAGCTGCATGACATCCACTCTACACGCTCCAAGGAACGGCTCAATGCCTACACATAA